A genomic window from Silene latifolia isolate original U9 population chromosome 11, ASM4854445v1, whole genome shotgun sequence includes:
- the LOC141612206 gene encoding BURP domain protein RD22-like, giving the protein MELHIIPLLTLLCVIIVGSHAALTPELYWKEALPNVAMPKSIRNSLVDPEWMDNKGTAVNVGKGGVHVNNGKSGGGATHVDVGHKGGVVVSTGKPGGGHTDVNVGPKGGVRVSTGKPYKSSPTVGVGKGGVIVHAGPKKKPVYVGVKPGKNPFMYTYAASDTQLHDDPTRALFFLEKDMKPGHKMNMHFTQSTNGATFLSREEAEAVPFSTNKMTDILNEFSVKPGTEEAQTIEQTVKECESKGIEGEQKYCATSLEGMVDYAKSTLGKNVKAISTEAKNRDNNGQMYTIGAVRGVATDGNVAVCHKQNYAYAVFYCHKTKGTSPYVVTLISNDGVKNKAVAICHKNTSGWNPKHLAFQVLNVKPGSVPICHFLPEDHIVWVRN; this is encoded by the exons ATGGAGCTTCATATTATCCCGCTTCTCACTCTTTTATGC GTTATAATAGTGGGAAGTCATGCAGCTTTAACCCCTGAACTTTATTGGAAGGAAGCTTTGCCAAATGTTGCCATGCCAAAATCTATCAGAAATTCTTTGGTTGATCCAG AATGGATGGACAACAAAGGTACAGCCGTAAACGTTGGAAAGGGCGGTGTCCACGTCAACAACGGCAAGTCAGGTGGCGGAGCCACACACGTTGATGTAGGCCACAAGGGCGGGGTGGTAGTATCAACGGGAAAGCCGGGTGGAGGCCACACCGACGTAAACGTGGGCCCAAAAGGTGGAGTTAGGGTGTCCACTGGAAAGCCTTACAAAAGTAGCCCAACCGTAGGTGTTGGAAAAGGCGGAGTCATAGTACACGCCGGCCCAAAAAAGAAGCCCGTTTATGTCGGAGTAAAACCCGGCAAAAATCCGTTTATGTATACTTATGCAGCTTCCGATACCCAACTCCACGATGACCCGACAAGAGCGCTGTTTTTTCTTGAGAAGGATATGAAGCCCGGTCACAAAATGAACATGCACTTTACTCAAAGCACCAATGGAGCCACCTTCCTATCTAGGGAAGAGGCGGAAGCCGTACCGTTCTCAACTAACAAAATGACGGATATTTTAAACGAGTTCTCGGTGAAACCAGGGACTGAGGAGGCTCAAACCATAGAGCAGACGGTTAAGGAATGCGAGAGTAAGGGTATTGAAGGGGAACAAAAATATTGTGCAACTTCTTTGGAAGGTATGGTTGATTATGCAAAATCTACCCTAGGGAAGAATGTTAAGGCTATATCGACTGAGGCTAAAAATAGGGACAACAACGGCCAAATGTATACAATTGGGGCGGTTAGAGGAGTGGCTACAGATGGTAATGTGGCGGTGTGTCACAAGCAAAACTATGCTTATGCCGTGTTTTATTGTCACAAGACTAAGGGTACATCCCCTTACGTTGTGACCTTAATTAGTAACGACGGTGTTAAGAACAAGGCTGTGGCGATTTGCCATAAGAATACGAGTGGCTGGAATCCGAAACACTTGGCATTTCAAGTTCTTAATGTGAAACCAGGAAGTGTGCCAATTTGCCATTTCTTGCCCGAAGATCATATCGTCTGGGTTCGTAACTAG